From the Natrarchaeobaculum aegyptiacum genome, one window contains:
- the proB gene encoding glutamate 5-kinase: MSNDTDWQESVKNGVDPEEVEQTRALAADADRVVVKAGTNSLTDAESNLDDEKLDKLVDDIADLHAQDKDVILVSSGAVGAGIGRVGYDSDTVEESQALSTVGQSYLMQRYTESFDRYDRKIAQLLLTQHDLENPERFTNVRNTIETLLEWGIVPIVNENDAVATTEIRIGDNDMLSASVAIGVDVDLLVTLTDVDGVYTGNPERDPDAELIEAVGRNYDAVEEIIDESSTTVFGGIQTKVSGAREVSEHGIPAIIARSTEPDVLEKIAGAKPVGTVFVPINGVIHD, from the coding sequence ATGAGTAACGATACCGACTGGCAGGAATCGGTGAAAAACGGCGTCGACCCCGAGGAGGTCGAACAGACCCGCGCGCTCGCCGCCGACGCCGACCGCGTCGTCGTCAAGGCCGGGACGAACTCGCTGACTGACGCCGAGTCGAACCTAGACGACGAGAAACTCGACAAGCTGGTCGACGACATCGCCGACCTCCACGCACAGGACAAGGACGTGATCCTCGTCTCCTCGGGTGCGGTGGGTGCTGGCATCGGTCGGGTCGGCTACGACAGCGATACCGTCGAGGAATCACAGGCGCTGTCGACGGTCGGCCAGAGCTACCTGATGCAGCGCTACACCGAGAGTTTCGACCGCTACGACCGCAAGATCGCCCAGCTCCTGCTCACCCAGCACGACCTCGAGAACCCCGAGCGCTTTACGAACGTCCGGAACACGATCGAGACGCTGCTCGAGTGGGGTATCGTCCCGATCGTCAACGAGAACGACGCGGTGGCGACCACGGAGATCCGGATCGGCGACAACGACATGCTCTCGGCGTCGGTCGCCATCGGCGTCGACGTCGACCTGCTCGTGACGCTGACCGACGTCGACGGGGTCTACACCGGCAACCCCGAACGCGACCCCGACGCCGAGTTGATCGAGGCCGTCGGGCGAAACTACGACGCCGTCGAGGAGATCATCGACGAGAGTTCGACGACGGTCTTCGGCGGCATCCAGACGAAAGTCAGCGGTGCACGCGAGGTCAGCGAACACGGCATCCCGGCGATCATCGCCCGCTCGACCGAACCCGACGTGCTCGAGAAAATCGCTGGTGCCAAGCCAGTGGGCACAGTATTCGTTCCTATCAACGGTGTCATCCATGACTGA
- a CDS encoding EamA family transporter, with amino-acid sequence MEVPEVNAAVAFGLLTMVSWGIWIVVGNAASESIDPATAAAISYLVAAILAVGYVFVSGASLAITPRGGALAGVAGMFAGIGFVSMYIGLSRGSTTVVSTLGAMYFVVAAFIGMAVLGDEITVTRVAGLLLAGVGIILVAR; translated from the coding sequence ATGGAAGTCCCAGAGGTAAATGCGGCTGTGGCATTCGGATTACTGACGATGGTTTCGTGGGGTATCTGGATCGTCGTGGGGAACGCTGCGTCAGAGTCCATCGACCCGGCGACGGCTGCTGCGATATCGTATCTCGTCGCAGCCATCCTCGCAGTCGGGTACGTTTTCGTGTCAGGTGCCTCACTGGCCATCACGCCACGAGGCGGGGCGCTCGCTGGCGTGGCTGGAATGTTCGCCGGTATTGGCTTCGTCTCGATGTACATCGGCCTCTCACGTGGCTCGACGACGGTCGTCTCGACGCTCGGTGCCATGTATTTCGTCGTCGCAGCGTTCATCGGAATGGCTGTGCTTGGAGACGAAATTACCGTAACGAGAGTCGCAGGGCTCCTGCTCGCGGGCGTCGGTATCATCCTCGTCGCTCGATAA
- a CDS encoding cupin, producing the protein MRKVRWLSSAISAVSDDRAGDDQVYAVAVQSTTAELAVNSYLYSFLVVRFAESDTNKSAPMTSDNEPIDDVLRRTVLKASAVAAGALGMGTATTAAVDEEDAADSNDVEESDNVDEPEGFETELLAAHAPFPDDVTATLEASYHEVDEPIVVELDDASTTMFLEARWEPGGTGGWHTHPGPLILNIVEGELEVIFERDCVSRTYTAGESLLDDGDVVNSFNPSETEEARAYVFALGIPDGEPPMENVAPVEC; encoded by the coding sequence ATGCGGAAAGTTAGATGGCTATCTTCTGCAATTTCTGCAGTCTCTGACGACCGTGCAGGCGATGATCAGGTGTATGCTGTTGCAGTGCAATCGACGACTGCTGAACTGGCAGTGAATAGCTATCTGTACTCGTTTCTCGTAGTTCGGTTCGCGGAAAGCGATACAAACAAGAGTGCTCCTATGACTTCCGACAATGAACCAATCGACGATGTGTTACGCAGAACAGTGCTGAAAGCCAGCGCTGTCGCAGCGGGCGCGCTCGGTATGGGTACCGCTACGACCGCCGCTGTAGACGAAGAAGACGCCGCTGACAGTAACGATGTCGAAGAAAGCGACAACGTCGATGAACCCGAGGGATTCGAGACCGAACTGCTTGCAGCACACGCACCCTTCCCGGACGACGTGACCGCGACGCTCGAGGCCAGCTATCACGAAGTTGATGAACCCATCGTGGTTGAGTTGGACGATGCCTCCACCACCATGTTCCTCGAAGCTCGCTGGGAGCCGGGAGGCACAGGGGGGTGGCACACCCACCCGGGGCCACTTATTCTCAACATTGTTGAGGGAGAACTCGAAGTGATTTTCGAGCGAGATTGCGTGTCTCGTACATACACAGCGGGTGAGTCACTCCTTGACGACGGAGATGTCGTCAATTCGTTCAATCCCAGCGAGACGGAGGAGGCGAGAGCGTACGTGTTTGCCCTCGGAATTCCTGATGGCGAACCGCCGATGGAGAACGTCGCGCCGGTAGAGTGTTGA
- a CDS encoding acyl-CoA synthetase: MNWTVMPAFDDYEQAREAFAWDLPESFNPAVDFLRKHEDTSRTALRYEGPDGLETYSFDDLDDRSDRLAAALAELGVEPGDRVGVVVPQKPQNPITHLANWKVGAVSVPLTRLFGRDAIQYRLADSEATAVVVDPSVRETVDAVRSECPALEHVIELGNSESVAGAGDEQDGATTHAFADLVSRHEPGFDVHDATPETPSAIMYTSGSTGPPKGVLHSHALWLGRAAAAFNYFDQGLAEGEATLWTPADWAWGAALGGTLFAAWHHGCTVVGWPREGFDPDDVYELMERHGVTKAFMPPTALRMLMGVDDPEAEYDLALETFASAGEPLTSEVVEWVAETFAEVAINDFYGQTELNLVVGNSDTWFETRPGSMGRPLPGYDVRVLDPETLEDVETGEVGELAVRPGDRRVFFDEYWGLPEKTAAKQTDERWFRTGDLVERDADGYLWFVSRADDVILTSGYRVGPMEVEEAILQHPAAEQAGVVGVPDETRGEAIKAFVQPAGDDYEPDTLREEIRDLVRDRLAEYEYPQYVEFVDELPTTTTGKIRRKTLRERDDTH, translated from the coding sequence ATGAACTGGACCGTCATGCCGGCGTTCGACGACTACGAGCAGGCCCGCGAGGCGTTCGCGTGGGACCTCCCCGAGTCGTTCAACCCGGCAGTCGACTTCCTGCGGAAACACGAGGACACGAGCCGGACCGCGCTCCGGTACGAGGGCCCCGACGGCCTCGAGACTTACTCCTTCGACGACCTCGACGATCGATCAGACCGACTCGCGGCGGCGCTTGCCGAGCTCGGCGTCGAACCGGGCGACCGCGTCGGCGTCGTCGTTCCACAGAAACCCCAGAACCCGATCACTCACCTCGCGAACTGGAAGGTCGGGGCCGTCTCCGTGCCGCTGACACGGCTGTTCGGCCGGGACGCTATCCAGTACCGACTCGCAGATAGCGAGGCGACAGCGGTCGTCGTCGACCCGAGCGTACGCGAGACAGTCGATGCTGTCCGTTCGGAGTGTCCGGCGCTCGAGCACGTGATCGAACTCGGGAATAGCGAGTCGGTCGCGGGGGCGGGCGATGAACAGGACGGTGCGACCACCCACGCCTTCGCTGACCTCGTCTCGCGTCACGAGCCCGGATTCGACGTCCACGACGCGACCCCCGAAACACCATCGGCGATCATGTACACGAGTGGGTCGACGGGGCCGCCGAAGGGCGTCCTGCACAGCCACGCACTCTGGCTCGGGCGGGCCGCCGCGGCGTTCAACTACTTCGATCAGGGCCTCGCGGAGGGCGAGGCGACCCTGTGGACGCCCGCCGACTGGGCCTGGGGGGCTGCCCTCGGTGGCACGCTCTTTGCCGCCTGGCACCACGGCTGCACCGTCGTCGGCTGGCCTCGAGAGGGGTTCGATCCCGACGACGTCTACGAGTTGATGGAACGTCATGGCGTGACGAAGGCGTTCATGCCGCCGACTGCACTCCGGATGCTGATGGGCGTCGACGACCCCGAAGCCGAGTACGACCTCGCACTCGAGACGTTCGCCTCGGCCGGTGAACCGCTTACCTCGGAGGTCGTCGAGTGGGTCGCAGAGACCTTCGCTGAGGTGGCGATCAACGACTTCTACGGTCAGACGGAACTCAACCTCGTCGTCGGCAACTCCGACACCTGGTTCGAGACGCGCCCGGGGAGTATGGGCCGGCCGCTCCCGGGCTACGACGTTCGGGTGCTCGACCCCGAGACGCTCGAGGACGTCGAGACCGGCGAGGTCGGCGAACTCGCCGTCAGGCCGGGTGACCGCCGGGTGTTCTTCGACGAGTACTGGGGACTGCCCGAGAAGACGGCCGCAAAGCAGACCGACGAGAGGTGGTTTCGCACGGGCGACCTCGTCGAGCGCGACGCCGACGGCTACCTGTGGTTCGTCTCGCGGGCCGACGACGTGATTCTCACGAGTGGCTACCGCGTCGGACCGATGGAAGTCGAGGAAGCCATTCTCCAGCACCCGGCGGCCGAACAGGCCGGCGTCGTCGGCGTCCCCGACGAGACTCGCGGCGAGGCGATCAAGGCGTTCGTCCAGCCTGCAGGTGACGACTACGAGCCCGATACCCTCCGCGAGGAGATACGCGACCTCGTGCGCGACCGTCTCGCCGAGTACGAGTATCCTCAGTACGTCGAGTTCGTCGACGAACTGCCGACGACGACGACCGGAAAGATCAGACGGAAAACGCTTCGCGAGCGTGACGACACCCACTGA
- a CDS encoding glutamate-5-semialdehyde dehydrogenase produces MTENAAAKVQEAQDAALELAQLSDEQRRAGLQAIADAIDERHDEILTANEKDVGAGEKLLAEGEYSQALVDRLKLSPSKLEDISEMVRSVAEQDDPLGKTLESRRLDEDLELYRVAVPIGVVGTVFESRPDALVQIAALSLKSGNAVILKGGSEASHSNRVLYEIIEEATADLPDGWAQLIEAREDVQALLEMDEQIDLLMPRGSSEFVQYIQDNTSIPVLGHTEGICHVYVDDAADLEMATEIAFDAKVQYPAVCNAVETLLVHEDVAADFLPEMVAQYEEAGVDLRGDDRVRDVVDVGAATDEDWATEYGDLELSIKVVDSLEAALEHITTYGSKHTESIVTEDDGRAGRFMRSLDSASVFHNASTRFADGFRYGLGAEVGISTGKIHARGPVGLEGLTTYKYHLEGDGHRVATYAGENAKPYLHEEFDGEWTPGGSSE; encoded by the coding sequence ATGACTGAAAACGCAGCAGCCAAAGTACAGGAGGCACAGGACGCAGCCCTCGAGCTCGCCCAGCTCTCTGACGAGCAGCGGCGAGCGGGCCTGCAGGCGATCGCCGACGCGATCGACGAGCGCCACGACGAGATCCTCACGGCCAACGAAAAGGACGTCGGGGCAGGCGAGAAACTGCTCGCAGAAGGCGAGTACAGTCAGGCGCTGGTCGACCGGCTGAAGCTCTCGCCGTCGAAACTCGAGGACATCAGCGAGATGGTCCGCAGCGTCGCCGAGCAGGACGACCCCCTCGGGAAGACCCTCGAGTCGCGACGCCTCGACGAGGACCTCGAACTGTACAGGGTCGCCGTGCCGATCGGCGTCGTCGGGACGGTCTTCGAATCCCGCCCCGACGCGCTGGTCCAGATCGCCGCGCTCAGCCTGAAGTCCGGTAACGCCGTCATCCTGAAGGGTGGCAGCGAGGCCAGCCACTCGAACCGCGTGCTCTACGAGATCATCGAGGAGGCCACCGCCGACCTGCCCGACGGCTGGGCCCAGCTGATCGAAGCCCGCGAGGACGTTCAGGCGTTGCTCGAGATGGACGAACAGATCGACCTGTTGATGCCCCGCGGAAGCTCGGAGTTCGTCCAGTACATCCAGGACAACACCTCGATTCCCGTGCTCGGGCACACCGAAGGGATCTGTCACGTCTACGTCGACGACGCCGCCGACCTCGAGATGGCCACCGAGATCGCCTTCGACGCGAAGGTGCAGTACCCCGCAGTCTGTAACGCCGTCGAGACGCTGCTCGTCCACGAAGACGTCGCCGCCGACTTCCTCCCCGAGATGGTCGCTCAGTACGAGGAGGCAGGCGTCGACCTCCGCGGCGACGACCGCGTCCGCGATGTCGTCGACGTCGGCGCTGCGACCGACGAAGACTGGGCGACCGAGTACGGCGACCTCGAGCTCTCGATCAAAGTCGTCGACTCGCTCGAGGCCGCACTCGAGCACATCACCACCTACGGCTCGAAACACACCGAGTCGATCGTCACCGAGGACGACGGACGCGCCGGCCGGTTCATGCGCAGCCTCGATTCCGCGAGCGTCTTCCACAACGCCTCGACGCGCTTCGCGGACGGCTTCCGCTACGGCCTCGGCGCCGAGGTGGGCATCTCCACCGGCAAGATCCACGCCCGCGGCCCCGTCGGCCTCGAGGGGCTGACCACCTACAAGTACCACCTCGAGGGCGACGGCCACCGCGTCGCCACCTACGCCGGTGAGAACGCCAAACCGTACCTCCACGAGGAGTTCGACGGCGAGTGGACCCCCGGCGGCTCGAGCGAGTGA
- the proC gene encoding pyrroline-5-carboxylate reductase: MIHVSVIGCGNMGGALLEGLSKADGYTLTACDLDPDAREAVAEFVDETTDDTGVAAAADVVVLAVKPDIVDVVLEEIDLSPEQTLVSIAAGVRTDRLEPQTEASVVRVMPNLAAATQNMAAAVTGEEIPAVVEELLDDVGEFVAVDESQMDIATAVNGSGPAFVFYLLGAMQDAGVERGLEPEEARTLAAQTFKGAAETVLRSERSIDDLIDAVCSPNGTTIEGMEVLWDSTADEAVTDAVLAAERRSRELAGDDE; encoded by the coding sequence ATGATTCACGTGAGCGTCATCGGCTGTGGAAACATGGGCGGTGCCCTGCTCGAGGGGCTCTCGAAGGCAGACGGGTACACGCTGACGGCGTGTGACCTCGATCCGGACGCCCGCGAGGCCGTCGCCGAGTTCGTCGACGAGACGACCGACGACACCGGCGTCGCCGCCGCGGCCGACGTCGTCGTACTGGCGGTCAAACCCGACATCGTCGACGTCGTGCTCGAGGAGATCGATCTCTCGCCGGAGCAAACCCTCGTCTCGATCGCGGCCGGGGTCCGGACGGACCGGCTCGAGCCGCAGACCGAGGCGAGCGTGGTCCGCGTCATGCCGAATCTGGCGGCCGCGACACAGAATATGGCCGCTGCGGTGACTGGCGAGGAGATCCCCGCCGTGGTCGAGGAGCTACTCGACGACGTCGGCGAGTTCGTCGCCGTCGACGAATCCCAGATGGACATCGCGACGGCAGTCAATGGCAGCGGCCCGGCGTTCGTCTTCTACTTGCTCGGGGCGATGCAAGACGCCGGCGTCGAGCGCGGCCTCGAGCCCGAGGAGGCCCGAACGCTGGCCGCCCAGACGTTCAAGGGTGCCGCCGAGACCGTCCTGCGATCGGAGCGGTCGATCGACGACCTGATCGACGCCGTCTGCTCGCCGAACGGGACGACCATCGAGGGGATGGAAGTCCTGTGGGACAGCACCGCCGACGAGGCCGTCACCGACGCCGTCCTCGCGGCCGAACGACGCTCGAGAGAACTCGCGGGGGACGATGAGTAA
- a CDS encoding hydroxysqualene dehydroxylase translates to MIETDVAVVGGGIGGLTTAHELAERGFDVTVLEATDRFGGKAGSVPATIEAPSEPSSELPADRPPLHGEHGFRFFPAFYRHVTDTMARIPDGGGTVADNLVETEATLIANVDGPAQIAETRTPETLQDWLEALRPAFAEDLPPADVRFLLERLLYLLTACETRREEELDDVSWWTFIDAENRSPEFRDRLAYATQALVALRPQAGSARTIGTIYLQLLFGQLDPTRPTERILNAPTSVAWIDPWVEYLEGLGVDCRANAPARRLEFDGRRITAVELVDGETVVASEFVLAVPVEVAPAFVTPDLARVAPELDRIERLETAWMNGIQFYLAEDVELTRGHQVYADSPWALTSISQRQFWRDDEYDVRRRGPDAVEGVLSVIASDWETPGTLHGKPARECTREEIATDIWAQLKAHLNATSPTLSDDLLVDWFLDPAIVETDAGVANQSPLLINTVGSLRNRPPADIAIPNLTLAADYVRTDTDLASMESANEAGRRAANAILERRGFGRGAGTDVGTTARAQIWALEEPAPFEPFKRQDRIQYRLGLPHPAEVTQSVRVLAGRLSGRA, encoded by the coding sequence ATGATCGAAACCGACGTCGCCGTCGTCGGCGGCGGAATCGGGGGTCTCACCACTGCACACGAACTCGCCGAACGCGGCTTCGACGTGACCGTCCTCGAGGCGACCGATCGGTTCGGCGGCAAGGCCGGGTCGGTGCCGGCGACGATCGAAGCACCGTCGGAACCTTCGTCCGAGTTACCGGCGGATCGACCACCGCTCCACGGCGAACACGGCTTTCGCTTTTTCCCCGCCTTCTACCGACACGTGACCGATACGATGGCGCGAATCCCCGACGGCGGGGGTACCGTCGCCGACAACCTCGTCGAGACCGAGGCCACGTTGATCGCGAACGTCGACGGACCAGCACAGATCGCCGAAACCCGGACGCCCGAGACACTCCAGGACTGGCTCGAGGCGCTGCGCCCGGCGTTCGCCGAGGACCTTCCCCCGGCGGACGTCCGATTCCTGCTGGAACGATTACTGTACCTGCTGACCGCCTGCGAGACCCGCCGCGAGGAGGAACTCGACGACGTCTCCTGGTGGACGTTCATCGACGCCGAGAACCGCTCGCCGGAGTTTCGCGATCGGCTCGCCTACGCCACGCAGGCGCTGGTCGCACTTCGCCCGCAGGCTGGCAGCGCCCGGACGATCGGCACGATCTACCTCCAGTTGCTCTTCGGGCAACTCGATCCAACCCGGCCGACCGAGCGAATCCTGAACGCACCGACCAGCGTCGCCTGGATCGACCCCTGGGTAGAGTACCTCGAGGGGCTGGGTGTCGACTGCCGGGCGAACGCGCCCGCGCGTCGGCTCGAGTTCGACGGCCGCCGGATCACCGCAGTCGAACTGGTCGACGGCGAGACTGTCGTCGCGAGCGAGTTCGTCCTCGCGGTGCCCGTCGAGGTCGCCCCCGCGTTCGTCACGCCCGACCTGGCCCGCGTGGCTCCGGAACTGGACCGGATCGAGCGCCTCGAGACGGCCTGGATGAACGGGATCCAGTTCTATCTCGCCGAAGACGTCGAACTGACGCGGGGCCACCAGGTGTACGCCGACTCGCCGTGGGCGTTGACCTCGATCTCTCAGCGCCAGTTCTGGCGCGACGACGAGTACGACGTGCGTCGTCGTGGCCCCGACGCGGTCGAGGGCGTCCTCTCGGTGATCGCCTCCGACTGGGAGACGCCGGGAACCCTGCACGGAAAACCGGCCAGAGAGTGCACTCGAGAGGAGATCGCGACCGACATCTGGGCCCAGCTGAAAGCGCACCTGAACGCGACCTCGCCGACGCTGTCGGACGACCTGCTCGTCGACTGGTTCCTCGACCCGGCGATCGTCGAAACCGACGCGGGCGTCGCAAACCAGTCGCCGCTGCTGATCAACACCGTCGGCTCGCTCCGGAACCGACCGCCGGCGGACATCGCTATCCCGAACCTCACGCTCGCGGCCGACTACGTGCGGACGGACACCGATCTCGCGTCGATGGAGTCGGCCAACGAAGCCGGTCGTCGGGCGGCGAACGCCATCCTCGAGCGCCGGGGGTTCGGACGCGGGGCCGGAACCGACGTGGGAACCACAGCGAGGGCGCAGATCTGGGCCCTCGAGGAACCGGCCCCGTTCGAACCGTTCAAGCGGCAGGATCGGATTCAGTATCGGCTCGGGCTCCCGCATCCCGCCGAGGTCACCCAGTCAGTCCGGGTGCTCGCCGGGCGGCTCAGTGGACGAGCTTGA